Proteins encoded by one window of Bacteroidia bacterium:
- a CDS encoding PHP domain-containing protein, whose translation MLLQTAAQKGLGSLAITDINNTSGVADFFRMASHYNIHPVAGIDFRNGMNQVFTGIARNNEGFHELNRFLTHHLNSGEPFPQRAPAFENVFVVYSCSQWSTADESNQLLSHEFIGIRPEDLLRFDFSSKQKNLHQSVAFAPATFRHKTDFNTHRLLRAIANNTLLSKLPQTEQAPQQEVMYSADEMQHIYRHYPQLLARASQLLEQCYIDFEFGKNKNKKYFLGSAKRDHHKLMSLCYEGLSYRYPNTDDTIIDRFEKEIQMIGELGYSSYFLINHDIVRYAQSKNYFYVGRGSGANSMVAYLLRITDVDPIDLDLYFERFINPQRTSPPDFDIDFSWNERDDVIDYIFNRSTFGREHVALLATYSTFQRDAAIRELGKVFGLPKAEIDSFFEHGNEKKDPISRLVLQYAQRIIDLPAHLSIHAGGILISEKPMTYYTALDNPPKGFPLTQFSMLEAEDLGLYKFDILSQRGLGKVKDAVIIIEQNQKIKVDIHNIKRFKEDEAVRHNLEQANLMGCFYVESPAMRMLLKKLKAKTYLDLVAASSIIRPGVAQSGMMREYIMRFHDISRRTYIHPMMEELMRETFGVMVYQEDVIKVAHYFAGLTLTEADMLRRGMSGKYRGRAEFEKVKDAFFKGCAQKGHAPGTTAEVWRQIESFAGYAFSKGHSASYAVESYQCMFLKTYFPLEYMVACINNGGGFYAAEFYVHEARLNGGIILGTRCKPQCL comes from the coding sequence GTGCTGCTGCAAACAGCTGCACAAAAAGGCTTAGGCTCCTTGGCTATTACTGACATCAACAATACATCAGGCGTTGCTGATTTTTTTCGTATGGCTTCGCACTATAACATTCATCCTGTTGCCGGCATTGATTTCAGAAATGGCATGAATCAAGTATTTACCGGTATTGCCCGAAACAACGAAGGCTTTCATGAGTTGAACCGCTTTTTAACGCATCATTTAAACTCCGGTGAGCCTTTTCCGCAGCGTGCTCCTGCTTTTGAAAATGTGTTTGTAGTTTACTCCTGCTCACAATGGTCAACTGCTGACGAAAGCAATCAGCTCCTCAGTCATGAATTTATTGGAATACGACCGGAAGATTTGCTGCGGTTTGATTTTTCGTCAAAACAAAAAAACCTACATCAGTCAGTGGCTTTTGCTCCTGCTACATTTCGCCACAAAACAGACTTTAACACACACCGGCTGCTGCGGGCTATTGCCAACAATACCTTGCTGAGTAAGTTGCCTCAGACAGAACAGGCACCACAGCAGGAGGTAATGTATTCGGCTGACGAGATGCAACATATTTACAGGCACTACCCTCAGTTGCTTGCCAGGGCATCACAGCTTTTGGAACAATGTTATATTGATTTTGAATTTGGAAAAAACAAAAACAAAAAATATTTTTTGGGCAGTGCCAAACGTGATCATCACAAACTGATGAGCCTTTGTTATGAGGGCTTAAGTTATCGCTACCCAAATACTGACGACACCATTATTGACCGTTTTGAAAAAGAGATTCAGATGATTGGCGAGCTGGGTTATTCGTCCTACTTTCTCATCAATCACGACATTGTGCGCTATGCACAAAGCAAAAACTATTTTTATGTAGGTCGTGGCAGTGGTGCCAACAGCATGGTAGCCTACCTGCTGCGCATTACCGATGTTGACCCCATAGACCTCGACTTGTACTTCGAGCGGTTTATCAATCCGCAGCGCACCAGCCCTCCCGACTTCGACATTGATTTCAGCTGGAACGAACGCGATGATGTGATTGACTACATCTTTAACCGCAGCACTTTTGGCAGAGAGCATGTTGCCTTGCTGGCTACCTACAGCACCTTTCAGCGCGATGCAGCCATACGCGAGCTGGGAAAAGTTTTTGGGTTGCCCAAGGCAGAGATAGATTCTTTTTTTGAGCATGGCAATGAAAAAAAAGACCCTATCAGCCGTTTGGTTTTGCAGTATGCACAGCGCATCATAGACCTGCCTGCACACCTGAGCATTCATGCAGGAGGTATTCTCATCTCAGAAAAACCAATGACATATTACACTGCTTTAGACAATCCGCCCAAAGGATTTCCGCTTACACAGTTCAGCATGCTCGAAGCTGAAGATCTAGGCCTTTATAAATTTGATATCCTGTCGCAGCGTGGACTGGGAAAAGTAAAAGATGCTGTAATCATCATAGAGCAAAACCAAAAAATCAAAGTGGATATACACAACATCAAACGGTTTAAGGAAGATGAGGCTGTGAGACATAATCTTGAACAGGCAAACCTGATGGGATGTTTTTATGTGGAAAGCCCTGCCATGCGTATGTTGCTAAAGAAGCTAAAAGCAAAAACATATCTCGACTTAGTGGCCGCCAGTTCGATCATTCGTCCCGGGGTGGCACAAAGCGGCATGATGCGCGAATACATTATGCGGTTTCATGACATAAGCCGCAGAACCTACATACATCCGATGATGGAGGAGTTGATGCGCGAAACTTTTGGTGTGATGGTTTATCAGGAAGATGTGATTAAGGTAGCACATTATTTTGCAGGACTTACACTTACTGAGGCCGACATGCTGCGCAGAGGTATGAGTGGCAAATACCGTGGCCGTGCAGAGTTTGAGAAAGTGAAAGATGCTTTTTTTAAAGGCTGCGCACAAAAGGGACATGCGCCCGGCACTACTGCTGAGGTGTGGCGGCAGATTGAATCGTTTGCCGGATATGCCTTCAGCAAGGGGCACTCTGCCTCTTATGCCGTAGAGAGCTATCAGTGTATGTTTTTAAAGACGTATTTTCCACTTGAGTATATGGTGGCATGTATCAACAACGGTGGAGGGTTTTACGCAGCTGAGTTTTATGTGCATGAGGCCCGCCTGAACGGAGGCATTATTCTTGGCACCCGATGTAAACCACAGTGCTTATGA
- the secDF gene encoding protein translocase subunit SecDF, which produces MQSKGAIKFLAILVSIICLFQLSFTIVTNRIESKAHEATNGNPEAYKAYIDSISQLTAYNLGFKKYTYQECKEREINLGLDLKGGMNVTMEVSVTDLIRNMANNPNDPMLVKALDDAHQAQRTSQKGLVQLFGEAFERNNPGAKLAALYSTMDLQNRVNFNSTNAEVVKVIQSEADAAISRTYNILRTRIDKFGVTQPNIQQLGGGRILIELPGVKEPDRVRKLLQGTAQLEFWETYDNAEIFPQLEAVNKKLAALETPVPTDSTAKSDTTVAATGDSLTAAADTGAMKKPALLSKLESDTAAAKDTSSSAQFAKFSKENPLFALLTPAIFTNAQNQSEYRKGPVVGYAAIKDTGKLREILERPEIKNILPRDLRLLWTAKPPTKESKFLELVAIKVKSRDGKAPMDGSVITDARQDFGQFNSSPEISMSMNPEGAKTWKRLTGENVGKSIAIVLDNYVYSFPNVQGEIAGGRSSITGNFEISEAQDLANILKAGKLPAPARIVEEAIVGPSLGEEAIQNSWMSFAGAFVVILLFMGFYYMRAGWVANIALFANIFFIMGVLASLGAVLTLPGIAGIVLTIGLSVDANILIFERVREELKAGKGIRLAVSDGFKHAMPSILDSNITLLILGIVLYIFGSGPVQGFATTLVIGVLTSLFSAVLLSRLIFEGMLDKNKPISFGNEFSNNIYKNIHFNFVDNRKKYYILSSIVIIAGIVSFAIKGLNYGVDFEGGRTYTIQMDKSLSTEDIRMALEPQLVEAPEVKSVGTTDRFKITTAYLIHDTASNVENVIVDKLYKGLTPLYGTAPDFETFKTKNIISSQKVGPTIADDIKQSAVWAVLISCALMFVYIFIRFKKWQYGLGAVVALFHDVLIVLSFFTLLSGIIPVALEIDQHFIAAILTVMGYTMTESVVVFDRIREYLGHHHTADDKQIINEALNATLSRTINTTLTVFFVLIVIFIFGGEVIRSFIFALLIGRIIGTYSSLCISTPIVIDLGGNAHEGVAKK; this is translated from the coding sequence ATGCAAAGTAAAGGCGCAATTAAATTTTTAGCCATTCTGGTATCCATCATCTGTCTGTTTCAGTTGTCGTTTACCATAGTAACAAACCGTATTGAAAGCAAGGCACATGAGGCAACTAATGGCAACCCCGAAGCATACAAAGCCTATATTGACTCTATCAGTCAGTTAACAGCTTATAATCTTGGCTTTAAAAAATACACCTATCAGGAATGTAAGGAACGTGAAATCAACCTGGGTCTTGACCTAAAGGGAGGTATGAACGTAACGATGGAAGTGAGCGTTACTGACCTGATTCGCAACATGGCCAACAACCCTAACGATCCAATGCTGGTAAAAGCTTTAGATGATGCACATCAGGCTCAGCGAACCAGTCAGAAAGGTTTGGTGCAACTGTTTGGTGAAGCTTTTGAGCGTAACAATCCGGGAGCCAAACTTGCTGCACTATACAGCACTATGGATTTGCAGAACAGAGTAAACTTCAACTCTACAAATGCCGAAGTAGTTAAAGTTATACAATCAGAAGCTGATGCTGCCATCAGTCGCACCTACAATATTCTTCGCACACGTATTGATAAATTCGGTGTAACACAACCCAACATTCAGCAATTGGGTGGCGGTCGTATATTGATTGAACTACCAGGAGTAAAAGAGCCTGATCGTGTGCGTAAACTGCTACAAGGAACTGCACAGCTTGAGTTTTGGGAAACCTATGATAATGCAGAAATATTTCCACAGTTAGAAGCAGTAAATAAGAAACTTGCTGCACTTGAAACACCTGTACCAACAGATTCTACTGCAAAATCAGATACAACTGTTGCTGCTACCGGTGATTCTTTAACTGCCGCTGCAGATACCGGTGCAATGAAAAAACCTGCACTACTCAGCAAATTAGAGAGCGATACAGCTGCTGCAAAAGACACTTCTTCCAGTGCACAGTTTGCAAAATTCTCTAAAGAGAACCCATTGTTTGCACTGCTTACTCCGGCAATTTTTACCAATGCACAAAACCAAAGCGAATACCGCAAAGGTCCGGTAGTAGGTTATGCTGCTATTAAAGACACCGGTAAGCTGCGTGAAATTCTGGAACGCCCCGAAATAAAAAATATTCTTCCACGCGATTTGCGTTTGTTATGGACAGCCAAGCCACCTACAAAAGAATCTAAGTTTTTAGAGTTAGTTGCCATTAAAGTAAAAAGCCGCGATGGCAAAGCACCAATGGACGGCTCTGTAATTACAGATGCCCGACAGGATTTTGGACAGTTTAACAGCTCACCGGAAATTTCTATGTCAATGAATCCTGAAGGTGCTAAGACCTGGAAAAGACTTACAGGCGAAAACGTTGGAAAGAGTATTGCTATTGTTCTTGATAATTATGTTTATTCTTTCCCGAATGTACAGGGAGAAATTGCAGGTGGTCGTTCTTCCATCACCGGAAACTTCGAAATCTCAGAAGCACAGGATTTGGCTAACATTCTAAAGGCAGGTAAACTTCCTGCTCCGGCACGAATTGTTGAAGAAGCCATTGTGGGTCCATCACTTGGTGAAGAGGCTATCCAAAACAGTTGGATGTCTTTTGCCGGTGCATTTGTAGTGATTCTGTTGTTTATGGGATTCTATTATATGCGTGCAGGTTGGGTAGCCAACATTGCATTGTTTGCCAACATTTTCTTTATCATGGGAGTGCTTGCATCGTTAGGTGCTGTTCTTACACTTCCGGGTATTGCGGGTATCGTCCTCACCATAGGTCTTTCTGTGGATGCCAACATTCTTATTTTTGAGCGTGTACGCGAAGAGTTAAAAGCAGGTAAAGGAATAAGGCTTGCTGTTTCTGATGGTTTTAAACATGCCATGCCTTCCATCCTTGACTCAAACATCACATTGCTCATTTTGGGTATAGTACTTTATATATTCGGTTCTGGACCGGTGCAAGGATTTGCTACTACATTGGTAATAGGTGTACTCACATCATTATTTTCTGCGGTGTTGCTTTCAAGACTCATTTTTGAAGGGATGCTTGATAAAAACAAGCCTATTTCTTTCGGTAATGAGTTCTCTAATAATATTTACAAAAACATTCACTTCAACTTTGTTGACAACAGAAAGAAATATTATATCCTATCCTCAATTGTCATCATTGCAGGTATCGTTTCTTTCGCAATAAAAGGATTGAATTACGGTGTTGATTTTGAAGGTGGACGCACCTACACCATTCAGATGGATAAAAGTCTTTCTACAGAAGACATCAGAATGGCATTGGAGCCTCAGTTGGTTGAAGCACCTGAAGTAAAATCAGTAGGTACTACAGATCGTTTTAAAATTACAACAGCCTATCTTATTCACGATACAGCATCCAATGTGGAGAATGTTATCGTTGACAAACTTTATAAAGGGTTGACACCACTTTATGGAACAGCACCTGATTTTGAAACTTTCAAAACAAAAAATATTATTTCATCTCAAAAAGTAGGACCAACTATTGCAGATGATATAAAGCAAAGCGCAGTTTGGGCTGTTTTGATTTCATGTGCCCTGATGTTCGTTTACATCTTTATCCGATTCAAAAAATGGCAATATGGACTTGGTGCTGTGGTTGCATTGTTCCATGATGTGTTAATTGTATTGTCATTCTTTACATTGCTCTCAGGTATTATTCCTGTAGCACTTGAAATAGATCAGCACTTTATTGCAGCTATCCTGACGGTAATGGGTTACACAATGACAGAGTCTGTAGTTGTATTTGACCGTATCCGCGAATATCTCGGACATCATCATACTGCCGATGATAAGCAAATTATTAACGAAGCATTGAATGCCACCTTAAGCCGAACCATCAACACTACATTAACTGTTTTCTTTGTATTGATTGTAATCTTTATTTTCGGTGGAGAAGTAATACGCAGCTTCATTTTTGCACTTCTCATCGGACGTATCATCGGAACTTATTCTTCACTCTGTATTTCAACACCAATTGTAATTGACCTTGGTGGAAATGCACATGA